One window of Salminus brasiliensis chromosome 16, fSalBra1.hap2, whole genome shotgun sequence genomic DNA carries:
- the ppwd1 gene encoding peptidylprolyl isomerase domain and WD repeat-containing protein 1, whose protein sequence is MAADAGQESSENKRKLDEDEDGEDGWVGPMPTEAVQTKKRKVLEYERVYLDNLPSAAMYERSYMHRDIISHIVCTKTDFVITASQDGHVKFWKKKEDEGIEFVKHFRSHLSVIECISVSAEGALLCTVGDDQAMKVFDVVNFDMINMLKLGFHPGQCEWIYNPGDAISTVACSEKSTGKIFVYDGRGDNKPLHTFEKMHTSPLSQIRLNPRYRVIVSADRAGMLEYWTGLPSEFKFPRQVDWEYKTDTDLYEFAKCKTYPTCLAFSYDGKKMATMATDRKVRIFRFLTGKLMRVFDESLTMFTELQQMRQQLPDMEFGRRMAVERELEKVDGIRLTNIIFDETGHFVLYGTMLGIKVINVETNRCVRILGKQENIRVVQLSLFQGVAKSLKAAPTIEMKASDNPALQSTSADPTIFCTAFKKNRFYMFTKREPEDTKSADSDRDIFNEKPSKEEVMAATQAEGPKRVSDSAIIHTTMGDLHIKLFPVECPKTVENFCVHSRNGYYNGHIFHRVIKGFMIQTGDPTGTGMGGESIWGGEFEDEFHATLRHDRPYTLSMANAGPGTNGSQFFITVVPTPWLDNKHTVFGRTTKGMEVVQRISNVKVNPKTDKPYEDLSIINITIK, encoded by the exons ATGGCTGCGGACGCGGGGCAGGAAAGTTCAGAAAACAAACGCAAATTAGACGAAGACGAGGATGGGGAGGACGGGTGGGTCGGTCCAATGCCCACTGAGGCTGTtcagacaaagaagagaaagg TTCTTGAGTATGAAAGAGTGTATCTGGACAACTTGCCGTCCGCAGCCATGTATGAACGGAGCTACATGCACAGAGACATTATCTCCCATATTGTGTGTACCAA AACAGACTTTGTTATTACGGCAAGTCAAGATGGCCATGTGAAGTTCTGGAAGAAGAAAGAGGATGAGGGAATAGAGTTTGTCAAGCATTTTCGGAGCCACCTAA GTGTGATTGAGTGCATTTCGGTCAGTGCAGAGGGAGCTCTACTCTGCACTGTTGGTGATGATCAGGCTATGAAGGTTTTTGACGTTGTGAATTTCGACATGATCAACATGCTCAAACTTGG GTTCCACCCGGGTCAGTGCGAATGGATCTATAATCCAGGTGACGCCATCTCGACCGTGGCCTGTTCTGAGAAGTCTACTGGAAAGATCTTTGTCTACGATGGACGCGGAGACAACAAGCCGCTGCACACTTTTGAGAAGATGCACACCTCTCCGCTCTCGCAGATCCGCCTCAATCCCAGATATCGGGTCATCGTCTCGGCGGACAGAGCCGGCATGCTGGAGTACTGGACTGGCCTCCCGAGTGAATTTAAGTTCCCCAGGCAGGTGGACTGGGAGTATAAGACGGACACAGACTTGTATGAGTTTGCGAAATGTAAAACGTATCCCACCTGCCTGGCGTTTTCTTATGACGGCAAAAAGATGGCAACTATGGCAACTGACCGCAAAGTGAGGATATTCCGCTTCCTCACGGGGAAGCTGATGAGAGTATTCGATGAATCCCTAACG ATGTTCACAGAGCTTCAGCAGATGAGGCAGCAGCTGCCAGACATGGAGTTTGGTCGTAGGATGGCTGtggagagagagctggagaaggTGGATGGGATCCGCCTGACCAACATCATCTTTGATGAGACGGGCCACTTTGTGCTTTACGGAACCATGTTGGGCATCAAGGTCATCAACGTGGAGACGAACAG GTGCGTTCGCATCTTGGGAAAGCAAGAGAACATCCGTGTGGTGCAGTTGAGTCTTTTCCAGGGGGTGGCAAAATCCCTGAAAGCAGCTCCCACCATAGAGATGAAAGCCTCTGATAACCCTGCTTTACAGAGTACCAGTGCTGACCCCACCATCTTCTGCACAGCCTTTAAGAAAAACCGCTTCTACATG TTTACAAAGAGGGAACCAGAGGACACCAAAAGTGCTGATTCTGACAGGGATATCTTCAATGAGAAGCCATCCAAGGAGGAGGTTATGGCTGCCACTCAGGCAGAAGGGCCAAAGAGGGTCTCCGACAGTGCCATCATCCACACCACAATGGGAGACCTTCACATAAAGCTTTTTCCTGTGGA GTGCCCGAAAACGGTGGAAAACTTCTGTGTCCACAGCCGGAACGGTTACTACAATGGCCACATATTCCATCGTGTCATCAAG GGTTTCATGATTCAGACAGGAGACCCCACAGGGACAGGCATGGGAGGAGAGAGCATCTGGGGTGGAGAGTTTGAGGATGAGTTTCATGCTACTCTGAGGCATGATCGCCCATACACGCTAAGCATGGCCAACGCAGGCCCAGGAACCAACGGCTCGCAGTTCTTCATCACTGTGGTTCCCACT CCATGGCTGGACAACAAGCACACAGTATTTGGAAGAACTACCAAAGGCATGGAGGTGGTCCAGAGGATCTCCAACGTCAAGGTCAATCCCAAGACTGACAAGCCATACGAAGACTTGAGCATCATAAACATCACCATCAAGTAG